In Conger conger chromosome 12, fConCon1.1, whole genome shotgun sequence, one DNA window encodes the following:
- the LOC133142324 gene encoding transmembrane protein 250, translating to MPVIPIPRRVRSFHGPHSTCMHSACGPARTTQLVHSKYNNFDLYLKSRWMYGFVRFLLYFGCSLLTSLLWVALSALFCLQYVGVRVFLRLQYKLSVILLLLGHRRLDFSVLNELFIYSIHVTMFLVGGLGWCFMVFVDM from the coding sequence ATGCCTGTGATCCCGATCCCCCGACGGGTGCGCTCCTTCCACGGGCCACACAGTACGTGCATGCACTCGGCCTGCGGGCCGGCGCGCACGACGCAACTGGTGCACAGCAAGTACAACAACTTCGACCTGTACCTGAAGTCGCGGTGGATGTACGGCTTCGTCCGCTTCCTGCTCTACTTCGGCTGCAGTCTGCTGACCTCCCTCCTGTGGGTGGCGCTGTCCGCCCTCTTCTGCCTCCAGTACGTGGGCGTGCGCGTCTTCCTGCGCCTTCAGTACAAGCTGTCCGTCATTCTCCTGTTGCTGGGACACCGGCGCCTGGACTTTAGCGTTCTGAACGAGCTCTTCATCTACAGCATACACGTGACCATGTTCCTGGTGGGCGGTCTGGGCTGGTGCTTCATGGTTTTCGTGGACATGTAG